The proteins below come from a single Juglans regia cultivar Chandler chromosome 12, Walnut 2.0, whole genome shotgun sequence genomic window:
- the LOC108994772 gene encoding 60S ribosomal protein L29-1-like gives MAKSKNHTAHNQSYKAHKNGIKKPRKHRHTSTKGMDPKFLRNQRYARKHNKKGAESATEEE, from the exons ATGGCGAAGTCGAAGAACCACACAGCTCACAACCAATCTTACAAGGCTCACAAGAACGGCATCAAGAAGCCCCGCAAGCACCGCCATACCTCCACCAAAGGg ATGGATCCAAAGTTCTTGAGGAACCAGAGGTACGCTAGAAAGCATAACAAGAAGGGTGCTGAGTCGGCCACCGAGGAAGAGTAG